One Streptomyces formicae genomic window, GCGTCTCCGCGCTGGCAGGGTCGCAGAAGGAGTTCGGGTACCTCAGCAAGGGGTACGACGTGGTCTCCTTCGATCCGCGCGGGGTCGGCGAGAGCGCGCCCGTCAGCTGCGGCGACGCCGCGGACGCCACGGAGGAGCCGGGCGCCGGTGAGAAGGGCTCCGACGACCCGGCCGCCCTGCTCGCCCAGTTGCGCGAGGTCGCCGCGGAGTGCGCGGCCAAGTCGGGGCCCGTGCTGGGCCACATCGGGACGGTCAACGTCTCCCGCGACATGGACGTCATGCGCCAGGCGCTCGGCGACAAGAAGCTCAACTACCTCGGCTTCTCGTACGGGACGCGGCTCGGCGCGGTCTACGCGGCACAGTTCCCCAAGAAGGTCGGGCGGATGGTGCTCGACGGCGTGGACACGCTGACCGAGCCGGTCGCCGAGCAGTCCCTGGCCACCGCCGAGGGCAGGCAGACCGCCCTGGACAACTTCCTCGCCTGGTGCACGGGCAACGCGGGCTGTGTGTTCGGCACGGACGCGCGGGCGGCCCGGCAGGGCATGGTCCAGCTCATCAGGGACATGGACGAGATGCCCCTCCAGGCCGCGGACGGCGGGGAGTTCACCGGGCAGGACGTCGTCGGCGTGCTCAGCCAGGCGCTCTACAGCAGGCAGGCGTGGCCCGCGCTCTCGCAGGCGCTCGGCGGGCTGCTCGCGGACGGGGACCCGCGCGCGCTGATCCGGATGAGCGGCGGTCTCGGCAACGGGCCCGTCGGCATGTCCTGGCGTGCCGAGGACGTGCCCGCCGACAACATGACCGCCGCGCTGATGGCCGTGAACTGCGCCGACGACCCCGACCGGCCCGACGCCGCCCGTATCGAGAAGGAGGTCGGCACGCTCCGGAAGGAGTTCGAGGAGGCGTCGCCGGTCTTCGGCAAGTCGATGCTGATGCCGGTGCTGCTCTGCTTCGGGCGGCCTGCGGGCACCGACTACATCCGTGCGGACGTACGGGACGTGAAGACGCCGAAGATGCTGCTCGTCGGCACGCGCGGCGACCCGGCCACCCCCTACCGGTGGACGGAGGAGACCGCAGAGCGCCTCGGTTCGCAGGCCGTCGTCCTGGACAACAAGGGGGACGGACACACCGGTTACCTGGGCTCCACGTGCGTGCGGGACAAGGTCGACGGGTTCCTGCTGTACGGGGAGAAGCCGACGGCCGGGACGTGCGCGGCGGAGTGAGGTCGCGGCGGAGTGAGGGCGCGGGTGGGCTACTCCTTGGGGGAGGGGTCCGGCGCCGGGGTCAGGCGCAGCATCGCCGCCTCGTCGGGCGTGCCTTCCGGCGCCTGGTAGGCCACCAGGCGCTGGCCGCCCGTCCTGGCCAGCTGCATCACCTCGTACGTCAGGGTCATCGGGCCGACCTTCGGGTGGGCGAAGGTCTTGCTGCCGCCGCCGCGCTCGCGCACGTCGTACCGCTCCCACAGCCGGGCGAAGTCCGGTGACTTGAGCAGGAGTTCGCCGACGAGCGAGGTCAGCTGCGGCGAGTCGGGGTCGGTGCCGCCGACCGCGCGCAGATGGGCCACGGACTGCGCGACGGTCTCCTCCCACGGCTGGTAGAGCTCCCGGCCCACCGGGTGCAGGAAGACGTAGCGGGTGACGTTGCGCTGCTCGGGGGGCCAGTCCCACAGGCCGGGCATCAGGGCCCTGCCGGGGGCGTTGGCGGCCAGCATGTAGCTGTGCCTGCTCACCACGTACGCGGGCAGCGGGCTCAGCGCCTCCAGCATCCTCAGGGTGGACGCGCGGACCGTCTGGTCGCTCGTGGGGTGCGGTTCCGTGAGGCGGCCCGAGGCCAGCTCGGCGAGGTCGTGCAGGCGGTCGTGGGCGTCGCCCGTCAGGCGCAGGGCGCGGGCCAGCGCGTCGATGACGGCGGCCGACGGGTTCGTCTCCCGGCCGCGCTCCAGGCGCGTGTAGTAGTCGACGCTCACCCCGGCGAGCGTCGCGAGCTCCTCGCGGCGCAGGCCCGGGGTGCGGCGCAGGCCCGTGCCTGCGGGCAGGCCCGCTTCGGCGGGGGTGACGCGGGCGCGCCGGGCGCGGAGGTATCTGCCCAGTTCCGTGCCGGTGGTCGCCACCGGGGGTGGCGCGCTCCTTGTGCTTTCGGTCATCTGTCCATTGTCGCTGGTGCGTTCCTGGTGCGTGTGGGGTGTGGGGGGCTGTGTCAGGGCCTGGAACGTGGGGGCCGGGTGAAGCGCGGCCTGCCACTGCGTGGGGCTTGGGCGGAGAGTTGGTCCTGTTGCGGGCGGCTCGGGTGTCTTGGCCCAGGGGGTACGAGTTGCCGGGCCGCGGTCTTGGTGTTCGGTGCCGCCCGCACGTGGCTTGTTGTTGTTCTTCTTCGTCGCTCCGCGACGGGGCCCGCCCACCCATCCGTATCTCCGCGCCGGGTCCCGCCTGTAGGGGCCTTTCCCGCCCGCCCGTATCTCTGCGCCGAGCCCTGTTTGTAGGGGCCTTTCCCGCCCGCCCGCCCGTTTCTCCGCGTCGAACCCTGCTTGTAGGGGCCCTTCCCGCCCGCCCACCCGTATCTCCGCGCCGGGCCCCGCCTGTAGGGGCCTTTCCCGTCCGCCCGTTTCTCCGCGTCGAGCCCCGCCTGTAGGAGCACCATGTCCGTCGTTCTTGATCCGCCCCGTGTGCTGGGGCGTCGTTCCCGTTCCTCCTCGTCCCCCGTCGCCCTCATCGCCGCCCTCCTCGGCTTCACCGTCATCACCATCGACGTCACCGCGGTGAACATCGCGCTGCCCGACATCCGTGACTCCCTGCACGGCGGCATGGCCGGGTTGCAGTGGGTCGTGGACGCGTACACGTTGATGTTCGCGGCGCTGATGCTCTCCGCGGGGGCGCTCGCCGACCGGGCGGGGGCGCGGCGGGCTTACGCGTGGGGCGTGGGGCTCTTCACCGCCGCCTCGCTGGCCTGCGCCCTCGCGCCGGGCATCGGTTCGCTGATCGCCGCCCGCGTCGCGCAGGGCGGGGCCGCCGCCGTCGTGATGCCCGCCTCGCTCGCGCTGATCCGGCAGGCGTACGACGACCCGCGCCGCAGGGCCCGCGCCATCGCCCTGTGGACGGTGGGCGGGTCGGTGGCCGTCGCGGTCGGGCCCGTGCTCGGCGGCGCCCTCACCGAGACCGCCGGGTGGCGTGCCGTGTTCCTGCTCAACCTGCCGGTGGGCGCGCTGATCCTGGCCCTTCTGACCCGCACCGCCGTCTCGCCCCGCAGGCCCGCGCCGCTGGACCTGGTGGGTCAGGTGACCGCCGTACTCACCCTGGCGGGGCTCGCGTTCGCGGTCATCGAGGGCGGGCACCTCGGGTGGACGAGCGCGCCGGTGCTCGCCGCCTTCGCCGTCGCCGTCGGCGCCGGATTCGCCTTCCACGCCGCCGAGAAGCGGCACCGCGCGCCCATGGTGCCGCTGGAGATGCTGCGCGAGCGGCCGGTGGCCGTGGCACTCGCGGTCGGCTTCGCCGTGAACGCCGGGTTCTACGGCGTGACCTTCCTCCTCGGCCTCTACTACCAGCAGTTGCGCGGCATGTCCGGCGTCGAGGCGGGCCTGATGTTCGTGCCGCTCGCCGTGCTCATCACCGCCACCAACCTGATGTCGCCGCGCGTCGCCGAGCGGTTCGGGCGGCGCCCGGTGATCGTCGTGGGGCAGGCCGTGCTCGCGCTCGCGATGTTCGCCCTGCTGCCGCTCGGTGCCGAAACGCCGCTCTGGCAGGTCCTGTTGCTGCTCGTACCGACCGGACTCGGCGGTGCCTTCGCGGTCCCGGCGCTGACCGCGCAGCTCATGGACAGCGTGCCCGGCGAACGCGCGGGCACGGCATCGGGTCTGCTCAACTCCCTTCGCCAGACCGGCGGTGCGATGTCCGTCGCCCTGTTCGGCGCGCTCCTCGCGGGCGGCGGCTCCGGCTTCTCGCTCGCGGGCATGCACCTGGGACTCCTGGTCGTCGGGCTCCTCCTGTGCGTCACCACGGCCCTCGCCGCGTGGCTGCTGCCGCGCGGCTGAGCCGGGAAGGTCCCTCGGTACGGGAGTGGACATCCGTGCGAGAGTGGCGACTTGGCAGCACAGTGACGACAGGGGTGGGGCACATGGCACGGGGGACGGTCACCTACAGAGTGCGGTACGCGAGTTTTCCACCGGTCGTGATGGGCGGCAGCGGCGGCGGTAGCGGCCGCGGTGGCGGTGGCGGTGGCGGTGGTGGGCAGGGCGCGGAGTTCGTGGTGCGGCTGTGCCGTGACGGTGACGCGCCCGCGCGGGACCAGGGGCGGTCCTTGCGCGCCTTTCACATCGCGGCGGACGGGCAGGGGACGCCTCCCGGCACGCATCCGGGAACCCCTCCGGGAACACCGCCCGGAACCCCTCCGGGGACCCCACCCGGAACCCCTCCGGGGGGAACGCTGGCCCGCGTGAGCACCGAGCAGCCGCTCGGCCCGCGCGGCAGCGGACGCCCCGCCGTCTACCGCGTCGACGACGACCAGGGCGCGCCGATCGGCCGGATCACGTTCAGGGCCGGCAGGCCGTCCCGGTTCGGCCGGTCGCGGTGGACCGTGGAGCCCGTCGCGGGTCCCGCCGTCCGCGGCTACCGGGGCCGTCTGCTGTGGTGGGCGGTGTGGTGGCCGCTCGGCCTGCCGGTCAGCCTGGTGTGGGCGGTCCTCTCGCTCCTGGGCGAGGGCGACGACGGGTTCGGCAAGCCCCGCAGGGTCGTCTGGCGCGACGGATCGCGCAGGGCGCACCTCGTCTTCCGCGGGATCGCCGACGAGTACAAGGTGCGGGCGGCGGAATGGGACCCGCGCCTCGTCGTGGCGCTGATCGGGCTGCACCAGTCGTTCGACCCGTCCGAGGGTGCGCCCTCCACCGGTTGGTACGAGACGGTCAGCGCGCCAGGTCGTGGGCCCAGCCCCTGGCCAGTTCGGTGAACGCGCGGGCCGCCGCCGTCTCGTAGGCGTTCTCCCTGCGCAGCAGCGTGACCGTGCGGGCGGGCAGCGCGGGGGAGAGCGGCACGGGGTGCAGGTGCGGGTGGTCGCGGGTCAGCGCGTCGGGCAGGACCGTGGCCAGCGGGGTGCGCCGGACGATCTCCGTCAGCGCGCTGATCGAGTCCGCCTGGACGGCGATGCGCGGCTGGACGCGGTGCCTGGCGAAGTGCGCGTCGATGTGGTCGCGGGTGGCGAAGCCGGGGCTGAGCAGCGCGAGCGGGCAGTCGGCGAGTTCGCGGACGGGTAGCGGGCGGGCGCGGCCCGCGTGCGGGTGGGCGTCGCCGACGACCAGGCCGAGCGTCTCGGTGAACAGGTCCGTGCCGGTGACGCCCGCCCGGTGCGGCCGTGGTCCGTCGAAGGCGATGCCCAGGTCGAGTTCGTCGGCGAGCAGGCCGCTCTCGATGTCGTCCTGGGACCTCTCCCTGACGTTCAGGGCGATCCCCGGGTGCCGTTCGTGCAGCCGGGCGGCGAGCGGGCCGACCAGGTAGGCGGTGAACGTCGGGGTCGTCGCCAGGCGCAGCGTGCCGCGCGAGAGGTCGGCCACCTCGCCGAGGGCGCGCTCGGCGGCGGCCAGGTCCTGGAGCGCGCGGCGGGCGTAGTGGGCGTAGGCGCTGCCCGCGTCGGTGAGCCGGACGGCGCGGCCCGTGCGGTCGAGCAACTGCGCGCCGACGGTCCTTTCGAGCTGCTTGATCTGCTGCGACAGGGTCGGCTGCGAGACGCGCAGCTCCTCGGCGGCGTACGTGAAGCTGGCGTGTTCGGCGACGGCGAGCAGGTAGCGCAGATGACGGAGTTCCGGGGCCATGCAGTAACTATAGATGTGGTCGATAGGAGTCATCTGTAGTACGTCTTGGACGCTATAGGTGCAGGTCATGCATGGTGGATCTCAGGCCGATCCCGCAGCGGAATCCCGGTGGGACCGGCCGCCACCGAAGGGAGTGACCACGTGACCACGCACGACCTCGGCGAGGGCGTCGCCCGATTCCAGCGCGACGTCTTCCCCGGCAAGGCGGATCTGTTCGCCCGCCTCGCGACCACGCACCGGCCCGGCACGCTGTTCATCAGCTGCTCCGACGCCCGCGTCGTGCCCGAGCTGATCACCCAGCGCGAGCCGGGCGAGCTGTTCGTCATCCGTACGGCGGGGAACCTCGTGCCTCCGTACGCCCCCGGCGCGGACGGGGTCGCCGCGAGCGTCGAGTACGCCGTCGCGGTCCTCGGCGTCGAGGACATCGTGGTCTGCGGGCACTCGGGCTGCGGCGCGATGACCGCGCTCGCCGAGGAGCACGACCTGGGCGCGCTGCCCGCCGTCGCCGACTGGCTGCGGCACGTGGGCGCGGTGCCCACGCGTGACGTGGCCGCCCTGGTGCGCGCCAACGTCGGCGCCCAGCTGGCCCATCTGGCCACCCATCCCTCGGTGGCCCGCGCCCTTGAGGCGCGGACGCTCACGCTGCGCGGCTGGGTCTTCGACATCGCCACCGGTTCGGTGGAGCACGTCGGCTTCCCACGTCGCCTCGCCAGTACGCCTGTTCACTCATAGGCCCCGCACGTCCATGAACACGAAAGGGAACACCCCCATGCCGCACGCCCAGTTCGACCCCACCGCCCGTCAGGCCCTCGCCGTCGCCGCCGTCGACGCCAAGACCCGCAAGGACCTGTCCTGGCAGCAGATCGCCGACGTGACCGGTGGCCTCTCCGTCGCCTTCGTCACCGCCGCCGTGCTCGGCCAGCACGCCCTGCCCGACCACGCGGCCGACGCCGTCGCCGAGCTGCTCGGCCTGGACGCGGACGCGGCGATGCTGCTGCGGACCATCCCGACGCGCGGTTCCCTCGGCGGCGCCGTCCCCACCGACCCGACGATCTACCGCTTCTACGAGATGCTCCAGGTCTACGGCACCACCCTGAAGGCCCTGGTCCACGAGGAGTTCGGCGACGGCATCATCAGCGCCATCAACTTCAAGCTGGACGTGAAGAAGGTCGCCGACCCCGAGGGCGGCGAGCGCGCGGTCATCACGCTCGACGGCAAGTACCTGCCGACCAAGCCCTTCTGACGGGCCGTAAGCCGCCGGGTCGGCGCTCAGTCCGTGACCGTGAACGCCACC contains:
- a CDS encoding alpha/beta hydrolase, which codes for MRGACALAGVTVLIVVGAGAPGAFPAASADADGGRPDLSRYYTQKIKWSACEGATGDVAEATGHAKDVRCGKVTVPLDYGQPTKGTVDLAMIKMRSSASGKPRGSLLLNFGGPGGPGVSALAGSQKEFGYLSKGYDVVSFDPRGVGESAPVSCGDAADATEEPGAGEKGSDDPAALLAQLREVAAECAAKSGPVLGHIGTVNVSRDMDVMRQALGDKKLNYLGFSYGTRLGAVYAAQFPKKVGRMVLDGVDTLTEPVAEQSLATAEGRQTALDNFLAWCTGNAGCVFGTDARAARQGMVQLIRDMDEMPLQAADGGEFTGQDVVGVLSQALYSRQAWPALSQALGGLLADGDPRALIRMSGGLGNGPVGMSWRAEDVPADNMTAALMAVNCADDPDRPDAARIEKEVGTLRKEFEEASPVFGKSMLMPVLLCFGRPAGTDYIRADVRDVKTPKMLLVGTRGDPATPYRWTEETAERLGSQAVVLDNKGDGHTGYLGSTCVRDKVDGFLLYGEKPTAGTCAAE
- a CDS encoding helix-turn-helix transcriptional regulator, which gives rise to MTESTRSAPPPVATTGTELGRYLRARRARVTPAEAGLPAGTGLRRTPGLRREELATLAGVSVDYYTRLERGRETNPSAAVIDALARALRLTGDAHDRLHDLAELASGRLTEPHPTSDQTVRASTLRMLEALSPLPAYVVSRHSYMLAANAPGRALMPGLWDWPPEQRNVTRYVFLHPVGRELYQPWEETVAQSVAHLRAVGGTDPDSPQLTSLVGELLLKSPDFARLWERYDVRERGGGSKTFAHPKVGPMTLTYEVMQLARTGGQRLVAYQAPEGTPDEAAMLRLTPAPDPSPKE
- a CDS encoding MFS transporter produces the protein MSVVLDPPRVLGRRSRSSSSPVALIAALLGFTVITIDVTAVNIALPDIRDSLHGGMAGLQWVVDAYTLMFAALMLSAGALADRAGARRAYAWGVGLFTAASLACALAPGIGSLIAARVAQGGAAAVVMPASLALIRQAYDDPRRRARAIALWTVGGSVAVAVGPVLGGALTETAGWRAVFLLNLPVGALILALLTRTAVSPRRPAPLDLVGQVTAVLTLAGLAFAVIEGGHLGWTSAPVLAAFAVAVGAGFAFHAAEKRHRAPMVPLEMLRERPVAVALAVGFAVNAGFYGVTFLLGLYYQQLRGMSGVEAGLMFVPLAVLITATNLMSPRVAERFGRRPVIVVGQAVLALAMFALLPLGAETPLWQVLLLLVPTGLGGAFAVPALTAQLMDSVPGERAGTASGLLNSLRQTGGAMSVALFGALLAGGGSGFSLAGMHLGLLVVGLLLCVTTALAAWLLPRG
- the cynR gene encoding transcriptional regulator CynR — translated: MAPELRHLRYLLAVAEHASFTYAAEELRVSQPTLSQQIKQLERTVGAQLLDRTGRAVRLTDAGSAYAHYARRALQDLAAAERALGEVADLSRGTLRLATTPTFTAYLVGPLAARLHERHPGIALNVRERSQDDIESGLLADELDLGIAFDGPRPHRAGVTGTDLFTETLGLVVGDAHPHAGRARPLPVRELADCPLALLSPGFATRDHIDAHFARHRVQPRIAVQADSISALTEIVRRTPLATVLPDALTRDHPHLHPVPLSPALPARTVTLLRRENAYETAAARAFTELARGWAHDLAR
- a CDS encoding carbonic anhydrase; protein product: MTTHDLGEGVARFQRDVFPGKADLFARLATTHRPGTLFISCSDARVVPELITQREPGELFVIRTAGNLVPPYAPGADGVAASVEYAVAVLGVEDIVVCGHSGCGAMTALAEEHDLGALPAVADWLRHVGAVPTRDVAALVRANVGAQLAHLATHPSVARALEARTLTLRGWVFDIATGSVEHVGFPRRLASTPVHS
- the cynS gene encoding cyanase translates to MPHAQFDPTARQALAVAAVDAKTRKDLSWQQIADVTGGLSVAFVTAAVLGQHALPDHAADAVAELLGLDADAAMLLRTIPTRGSLGGAVPTDPTIYRFYEMLQVYGTTLKALVHEEFGDGIISAINFKLDVKKVADPEGGERAVITLDGKYLPTKPF